The proteins below are encoded in one region of Winogradskyella helgolandensis:
- a CDS encoding anhydro-N-acetylmuramic acid kinase gives MSKITYNIIGVMSGTSLDGIDLIYATYHLDNSWNFKIHFAETIKYSKQWKTVLSSLVNQSMGQLQAIDLKYSEYLATVISAFINKHKIETIDFIASHGHTALHQPDDGITYQIGNQQILADILKEKVICDFRVQDVELGGQGAPLVPIGDRLLFNDYMYCLNLGGFANISFEFKTERIAYDICPVNIVLNHYVSKLNLEFDDKGQLASRGNVDEDLLLQLNGLPYYMEEPPKSLGLEWVDINMFPIIESYQLKTEDILRTFVEHAAIQISAVLVETSSQVLITGGGVYNSFLIDRLRHFSQVEIVILQNEIIEFKEALIFGLLGVLKERNEINCLKSVTGAKRNHSSGKLLIPKN, from the coding sequence ATGTCAAAAATCACCTATAATATTATTGGAGTAATGTCTGGAACGTCGTTAGATGGAATCGATCTAATTTATGCGACTTATCATTTGGATAATAGTTGGAATTTTAAAATTCATTTTGCTGAAACTATTAAGTATTCAAAGCAATGGAAAACAGTATTGAGTAGCTTAGTAAATCAATCTATGGGGCAACTACAAGCTATAGATTTAAAATATTCTGAGTATTTAGCAACTGTGATTTCAGCATTTATAAATAAACATAAAATTGAAACTATAGATTTTATTGCGTCTCATGGACATACCGCTTTACATCAACCAGATGACGGAATTACCTATCAAATAGGGAATCAGCAGATATTAGCAGATATTTTAAAGGAAAAAGTCATTTGTGATTTTAGAGTTCAGGATGTAGAATTAGGAGGTCAAGGTGCGCCATTAGTACCAATTGGTGATAGGTTATTGTTTAATGACTATATGTACTGCTTAAACTTAGGGGGTTTTGCCAATATTTCCTTTGAGTTTAAAACTGAAAGAATCGCATATGATATTTGTCCTGTCAATATTGTACTGAATCATTATGTTTCTAAATTAAACTTAGAATTTGATGATAAAGGCCAATTAGCCTCAAGAGGAAACGTTGATGAGGATTTATTATTACAACTTAATGGTTTACCTTATTATATGGAAGAACCACCTAAATCTTTAGGCTTAGAATGGGTTGATATTAATATGTTTCCAATAATTGAATCTTATCAACTTAAAACCGAAGATATATTAAGAACGTTTGTTGAGCATGCTGCGATACAAATCTCCGCAGTTTTGGTCGAAACAAGTTCGCAAGTATTAATTACAGGAGGAGGCGTCTACAATAGTTTTCTAATAGATAGATTAAGGCATTTTTCACAAGTTGAAATTGTAATTCTTCAAAACGAAATTATTGAATTTAAAGAAGCTTTAATTTTTGGATTACTAGGTGTGCTTAAAGAAAGGAACGAAATTAATTGTTTAAAAAGCGTGACTGGAGCAAAACGAAATCATTCATCCGGTAAATTATTAATTCCGAAAAATTAA
- a CDS encoding Glu/Leu/Phe/Val dehydrogenase dimerization domain-containing protein, which translates to MKELLHKYENKEPEIVFHWNDAETEAEGWTVINSLRGGAAGGGTRMRKGLDKNEVLSLAKTMEVKFTVSGPAIGGAKSGINFDPQDPRKKGVLQRWYAAVSPLLKSYYGTGGDLNVDEIHEVIPITEQSGVWHPQEGVFEGHFKPTIADKINRIGQLRHGVIKVIENPNYSPSVNRKYTVADMITGYGVAMAAKHFYDIKGDSINGKRVIVQGFGNVGAAAAFYFAQMGAKIVGIIDRDGGLINKEGFSFKDINDLYLAKNGNTLIAENVIPFEEINQQIWSLQAEVFAPCAASRLVTQGQIDQMISTGLEVITCGANVPFADKEIFFGSIMEYTDQKISLIPDFISNCGMARVFAYFMERKVQMTDEAIFADTSNVIRKALQEVDNNNPTKTGISETAFEIALRQLV; encoded by the coding sequence ATAAAAGAATTACTTCACAAATACGAAAATAAAGAACCAGAAATCGTATTTCATTGGAACGATGCAGAAACAGAAGCCGAAGGTTGGACTGTTATTAACTCATTAAGAGGTGGTGCAGCAGGTGGTGGAACACGCATGCGTAAAGGATTAGATAAAAATGAAGTGCTTTCACTTGCTAAAACCATGGAAGTGAAATTTACTGTTTCTGGTCCAGCAATTGGAGGAGCAAAATCTGGAATTAACTTCGACCCTCAAGATCCAAGAAAAAAAGGTGTTTTACAACGTTGGTACGCTGCTGTGTCTCCATTATTAAAAAGTTATTACGGAACAGGTGGTGATTTAAATGTAGATGAAATTCATGAAGTAATTCCAATTACAGAACAAAGCGGTGTTTGGCATCCGCAAGAAGGTGTTTTTGAAGGTCACTTTAAACCAACAATCGCTGATAAAATTAATAGAATAGGTCAGTTAAGACATGGAGTAATAAAGGTGATTGAAAACCCTAATTATTCTCCTAGTGTCAATAGAAAATATACAGTAGCAGATATGATTACTGGATATGGTGTAGCTATGGCTGCCAAGCATTTTTACGATATTAAAGGCGATTCAATAAACGGAAAACGCGTTATTGTTCAAGGTTTTGGAAATGTTGGGGCTGCTGCTGCATTTTATTTTGCTCAAATGGGAGCTAAAATTGTTGGAATTATTGATAGAGATGGAGGACTAATTAATAAAGAAGGTTTTTCATTTAAAGACATTAATGATTTATATCTAGCGAAAAATGGTAATACACTTATTGCTGAAAATGTCATCCCCTTTGAAGAGATTAATCAACAAATTTGGTCTTTGCAAGCTGAAGTTTTTGCACCTTGTGCGGCTTCTAGATTAGTGACTCAAGGTCAAATAGATCAAATGATAAGTACAGGATTAGAAGTAATAACTTGTGGTGCAAATGTGCCTTTTGCCGATAAGGAAATTTTCTTTGGATCAATAATGGAGTATACAGATCAAAAAATCAGTTTAATTCCAGATTTTATTTCAAACTGTGGTATGGCAAGAGTATTTGCTTATTTCATGGAACGTAAAGTACAAATGACTGATGAAGCCATTTTTGCAGACACTTCTAACGTGATTAGAAAAGCTTTACAAGAGGTAGATAATAATAACCCAACAAAAACAGGCATTAGCGAAACTGCTTTCGAAATTGCACTGAGACAATTAGTCTAA
- the nhaD gene encoding sodium:proton antiporter NhaD — METIIILVFVVGYLAITLEHNIKIDKLIPALVMMAVSWALISLGIDDFTQWFDSAKHHLMDNFGLLQHEEKMHMMEETLLHHLGKTSEILVFLLGAMTIVEIIDYFDGFSTIKGFIKTKSKRKILWVFGFLAFFLSAIIDNLTATIVLISILQKLINDRDVRIWYAGLIIIAANAGGAWSPIGDVTTTMLWIGKKVTSGHLFVYLFLPSLICMLVPTFIASLLPAFKGKIESEDDENDKPKSKYSATMLYLGLGGIVSVPIFKTVTHLPPYVGMMLALGIVAIFAEIYSNTRFSMSHHDSEESDAHSHHSPVHYSLSKIELPSILFFLGILMAVAALESLGILFGFAGTLQDNMPMLGTELHHEGVSDLVVLLLGAGSAVIDNVPLVAASLGMFTEPIDNELWHFIAYSAGTGGSMLIIGSAAGVVAMGMEKIDFFWYLKKISWLALIGFLAGAIVFMFTRTIF, encoded by the coding sequence ATGGAAACAATAATAATACTTGTATTCGTCGTTGGTTATTTGGCCATTACATTAGAACACAATATTAAAATAGATAAATTAATTCCTGCTTTAGTGATGATGGCCGTTAGTTGGGCTTTAATCTCACTCGGTATTGACGACTTTACCCAATGGTTTGATTCGGCGAAGCATCATTTAATGGATAATTTTGGATTACTTCAGCATGAAGAAAAAATGCATATGATGGAAGAGACCTTACTCCATCATTTAGGTAAAACATCCGAAATACTAGTATTCTTACTAGGAGCCATGACGATTGTAGAAATTATAGATTATTTTGATGGGTTTTCAACGATTAAAGGTTTTATAAAGACAAAAAGTAAAAGGAAGATTCTTTGGGTTTTTGGTTTCTTGGCATTCTTTCTTTCAGCTATAATAGATAACCTTACAGCTACTATAGTATTAATATCAATTTTACAAAAATTGATAAACGATAGAGATGTTCGTATTTGGTATGCAGGTTTAATTATTATTGCGGCAAATGCAGGAGGTGCTTGGTCTCCAATTGGTGATGTAACAACGACAATGCTTTGGATTGGTAAGAAAGTCACCTCAGGTCATTTGTTTGTGTATTTGTTTTTACCTTCATTAATATGTATGTTGGTACCAACATTTATTGCTTCGTTATTGCCTGCTTTTAAAGGAAAGATTGAATCTGAAGATGATGAAAACGATAAACCTAAAAGTAAATACAGTGCTACAATGTTATATTTAGGACTTGGAGGTATAGTGTCAGTTCCTATTTTTAAAACCGTAACACATTTACCGCCTTATGTAGGTATGATGTTAGCATTGGGTATTGTGGCTATTTTTGCAGAAATATATAGTAACACTAGGTTTAGTATGTCGCACCACGATTCAGAAGAAAGCGATGCACATTCACATCATAGTCCGGTGCATTATTCGTTATCTAAAATAGAATTACCAAGTATATTATTCTTCTTAGGAATTTTAATGGCAGTAGCTGCTCTAGAATCTTTAGGTATTTTATTTGGTTTTGCGGGTACCTTACAAGATAATATGCCAATGTTAGGAACTGAATTACATCACGAAGGTGTTTCAGATTTAGTTGTTTTGTTATTAGGCGCAGGTTCTGCTGTCATTGATAATGTACCACTTGTTGCGGCAAGTTTAGGGATGTTTACAGAACCAATAGATAATGAGTTATGGCATTTTATAGCTTATTCTGCTGGTACAGGAGGAAGTATGCTAATCATTGGTTCTGCTGCAGGTGTAGTTGCTATGGGAATGGAAAAAATAGATTTCTTTTGGTATCTTAAAAAAATATCATGGTTAGCATTAATAGGATTTTTAGCAGGAGCTATAGTTTTTATGTTTACCAGAACTATATTTTAG
- a CDS encoding acyl-CoA dehydrogenase, whose amino-acid sequence MDFSLTEEHLMIRDAARDFAQTELLPGVIERDNAQTFPESLVRKMGELGFLGIMVDPKYGGSGMDAISYVLIMEELSKVDASASVMVSVNNSLVCYGLESYGNEAQKEKYLTKLATGECIGAFCLSEPEAGSDATSQKTTAIDKGDHYILNGTKNWITNGGRAEVYLVIAQTDKHKGSHGINAFILEKGMPGFDIGPKEDKLGIRGSDTHTLQFNDVKVPKENRIGDDGFGFRFAMKTLSGGRIGIAAQALGIAAGAYELALKYSKERKAFGTEICNHQAIAFKLADMHTEIEAARMLVMRAAWDKDQGNNYDMSSAMAKLYASKVAMEHTVEAVQIHGGNGFVKEYHVERLMRDAKITQIYEGTSEIQKIVISRNIIKD is encoded by the coding sequence ATGGACTTTAGCTTAACAGAAGAACATTTAATGATTCGTGATGCTGCACGAGATTTTGCACAAACAGAATTACTTCCTGGTGTTATAGAACGCGATAATGCACAAACTTTCCCTGAAAGCTTAGTTCGTAAGATGGGAGAATTAGGGTTTTTAGGCATTATGGTAGATCCTAAATATGGAGGGAGTGGTATGGATGCTATTTCTTATGTGCTTATTATGGAAGAATTATCTAAAGTTGATGCTTCTGCTTCTGTTATGGTTTCTGTAAATAATTCTTTGGTCTGTTATGGATTAGAATCTTATGGAAACGAAGCTCAAAAAGAAAAATATCTAACAAAATTAGCAACTGGCGAATGCATTGGTGCATTTTGTTTAAGTGAACCCGAAGCTGGTAGTGATGCTACATCTCAGAAAACAACAGCCATTGATAAAGGAGATCATTATATATTAAACGGTACAAAAAACTGGATTACTAATGGAGGGCGTGCAGAAGTTTATTTAGTAATTGCACAAACCGATAAGCATAAAGGATCTCATGGTATTAACGCTTTTATTCTTGAAAAAGGAATGCCTGGTTTTGATATTGGACCAAAAGAAGATAAATTAGGAATTAGAGGAAGTGATACACATACACTACAATTTAATGACGTGAAAGTGCCTAAAGAAAATAGAATTGGCGACGACGGATTTGGATTTAGATTTGCAATGAAAACACTTTCTGGGGGTCGAATTGGTATTGCAGCGCAAGCATTAGGAATTGCTGCAGGTGCCTATGAATTAGCTTTAAAATATTCTAAAGAACGCAAAGCTTTTGGAACAGAAATTTGTAACCACCAAGCCATAGCGTTTAAATTAGCAGATATGCATACTGAAATTGAAGCAGCTAGAATGTTAGTAATGAGAGCTGCTTGGGATAAAGACCAAGGAAACAATTACGACATGAGCAGTGCAATGGCTAAATTATATGCAAGTAAAGTAGCGATGGAACATACTGTTGAAGCTGTGCAAATACACGGTGGAAATGGATTTGTTAAAGAATACCATGTAGAACGTTTAATGCGTGATGCTAAAATCACTCAGATTTATGAAGGGACTTCGGAGATTCAGAAAATTGTAATTTCTAGAAACATTATTAAAGATTAG